Below is a genomic region from Euzebyales bacterium.
TATCCCCGGATGCCGTGCGGTCATGACAGTCGGACAACCTCCGCGTGCCTCACGTCAACTCAGGGAGGGCGATGGTCGATCTTCAGGCGGTCTATGTGAATCATGGGAGCCGTCGGCTGCTGGTGTCGCGCAACGAAGGCGGGCAAGATCGGGTGTGACTCGCGTTGCGAGCGCTTGTGCTTGGTGGCGTCCTCGGCTGCGGCGCCGCAGCTGTAAGAGCGCCACACCGGTCGTATAAATGATGGCAACGTGATGCGCCAATGCTTATACTGACGGTGTGGAGTGGATGCGGCAGCTCGGCGAGCGTGGCTACAACGTCCAGGTCGCTGCTGACCGGGTGGTCATCTCGTGGGACGGCGGCCGGACCACGTTCCGTCTCGTGCGGCCTGGTCGCTCGCCGCGACCGTCCGAACTGACGGCAGCGACCGAGCCAAGTCTCGTCGTTGCCGAGCGACTGTCACCGGGAGTCCAGCGGCGTTTGGAGGAGTTCGGGTGGTCGTGGGCGACCGACGATGGCGCCTTGAGCATCGATTTCGAGGGCGAACGACTTCGAGGGCCGATCGCGGAGGATCCTGGCGACGCAACTGCGAACCGTGCGGGTCCCGCCGCACCGGGCCCGGCGCCGTACGCCGCCACCGCCGTGGCGCGAGTGCTCCTTGTCGCTCACACGCCGCTCATCCAGTCGCAGATCGCCGAGCGCATCGGGGTCACGCAACCGCGGGTGTCGCAGGTCCTCAACAATCTGCTCGCGTGGGATCTGGTCGAGCGCATCGGCCGTCGTGGCTGGTGTCCGAGCGACCATCGACGGCTGCTCGCTCACCTGTTGCACAACGCGCCACCGCCGACCGAGGGCGTATCCATGTGGTGGGCGACCGCCGAGCAGGATCCGTGGGACGTGACGCTGCGCTGCCTTCCCCAGCTGCTCGACGCTCGGGTGTCCGGCGATACGGCGGCGGATCTGTACGCCCCCTGGCGGCGACCAGCACTGTCGATCGTGTACGCGGCGAAGACCGTCGATCTGCACCCGCTCGGCCTGGTCGCAGCCGACGGCCCCGACGAGGCCGTGCTGCGACTGGTCACTCCGGCCGACCCGACGCTCCTCCCCGAACCCGCTACGCCGCGGCGCTTCCGCGGAGTGACCGTGCCCCTGGCGGATCCCATCGTCGTGCTGCGCGACGTCCAGGCGGGCCCAGGTCCCGACGCTGGGGAAGCGGCAGCCGCGCTGGAGGCGGCGCTGCCCGATCTCCTCGGGTGGCCGACGTGACGGTGTTGACCACCGCGTCGCGGTCCCGTGCGGAGGATGCGGCGCACCGCGCGGTGGCCGATATTGGCACGGCCATCGGTCCGGCTGACTACCGCCTGGTCGGCGGGCAGATGGTGACGCTGCTCGTCGCCCGCTACCAACCGCCGGACGCACCGGTGCGAACGACGGCGGACGCCGATGTCGGCGTGCGCACGCAGGTCGTCGCGGACGGCGCGTTCGTCGACGAGCTAACCGTACGGGGCTACGTGAGACGCGGCGGGAATCGGTTCGTCCGCGATGACGACACGATCGACGTGCTCGTGCCGGCGGCTGCGAGCCGCGCTCGACACAACCGACGGGTCGGTGCACTCGTCGTCGACGAGGTCTCTGGGCTCAGCTTCGCGCTCTCGCGTCCGGTCGAGTCGGCCGACGTGGACGTCGCACTCACCGACGGCACTAGCCTACACTACGCGGTCAGCTTGCCCGATCCGCTGGCCGCGCTCGTGCTCAAGGCGCTCGCGTGGAACGCGCGGCTCGCCGATAAGGACATCGTCGACGTCTACCGCTGCCTGGCCGTTGCTCGGGTCGCCGGCGTCACACCGGACGACTGGCCCGACCACTCTGAGCCGTCCGCGCACGGGAGCTGCTCCGCGGCCATTTCGCCACACGACGAAGCACCGCGGTCCGCGCGCTGATCGCCGCCACGTGTGGACCGCTGACTCGGCCCGATATCCCGTAGCCGGGAGACGCGCCGTCAGGCGGTCATGAAGTGGCCGGTGGCCGACCGGCCCGCGGCGAGCGTCAGTGTGGCGGCTCCGCGCCCATCACGCGCACGGTCACGTCGTCGGGTCGCACTTGCGCGCCGACCCGCGGCTCCGGTCGTCCGTCGTCGTTGCCCAGCATCTCCATGGTTCGCCCCCATCGTCGCCGATGACGCCGTCCGCCGACTCGTCGACCTTGCAAGACACCTGGCGTGTGGCACGGCGCGTTCGCCCAGCAGCTCGGGTTGTCCGGCCACGTGCCGCCGAAGCGTTCCGCGCCATTAGCGGCGGCGGGCGACATCTACGACGCCGAACTGCGCCGCCTTTACATGCACTTCCGCGCCGGTCGTGGCTGGCCGCCCGGCGAAGCGGTTTGGCGTTGCCCGCTAACGCTGCCACCCACACGGGCACGCCGGGACGCTGCACCCGGTCGCGGGAGGAACTGGGCATCGTCGATGGTGCTGACCGCGGTGGTGTACGGGCTCACCTGACTAGGCGGCCGTGAGGATCTGCCAGCGACTCGTCGAGCATCTGGTCCCGGCGCCTGTGGTCGAGTTGCTCCCCCGTCGCCGACAGCTCCCGTCCGACACGGTCGCCGCCGATGCCGACGACCAGGGTGAGGCGGCCGTTGCTGAGCCTGTCGAATGTCGCGGTCTCCCTGGCAACCTTTGGCCGGCGGGCGGCGAGGGACGCCATGATCATTGGGCCCAGCCGCAGCCGCTCGGTGGCAGTCGCGATTGCCGCGAGCGTTGTCCACGCGTCAGCCACCTGCCTCACTGGCGCCTGCCAGCAGGTGATCCCATACGAAGACCCCGTGCCACCCCAGCCGGCGCCCTCCGCCTCGGCGGCCAGGCGCGCCACCGCCACGGGTCGGAGAGTTCGTCGAACAAGGGCAACCAGAGCGCCACCCGACAGCGTGCTTGTGGGCATGTGCCGGGCTCCGCACTCACCGCATGCGGGTAGGAACGTAGCTGTCGAGCAGGTTCGCGAGGTCGTGGGGACGGCTGAGCGCCACGCAGTGGCCCGCTTCGACCTCGTCGGCGACGATGCCGAGACGGTCGGCCACCACGCGCCGCATGAACTCGGCGGGGAAGAACCGGTCCTCGGTGCACACCACGAACTTCGTGGGGACGGCTGGCCACGCATCCAGCGGCCACGGGCTGTTGTACGCCGCGTCCGATTCGGGGCGCTCCTTGCTGAGTGCCTGCTCGGCAAGGTCACGCGGCACGTCGTGGTAGAAGGCGACGAACGGGTCGTCGTGTCCGGTCAGACCGCCGTCGCGGCGAGCCTGCTCCTGCACGGCCCGCCCATAGCCGGTGTTCTCCCACCACTCCGCTGGCTTCTCGCCGGCGGCAGGGATCATCCCAGCCACCAGGACGAGCACCTCGACGGGAAGCCGATCGGCGACAAGCGGTGCGGTGAAGCCACCGTAGGACTGGCCCGCGACGATCAGGTCACGCCGGTCGCCGATCGCGTCGACCACCGCGTCGGCGTAGTCGAGCAGGCTGGCGGTGGCGTCGTCACACGGCAGGTCCGGTGCCACGACATCATGGCCTCGCTGACGCAACTCATCGTCCACCAGGTGCCAGTACCAGCCCACGTCCCCGCCGCCATGGATCAACACGAACGTCGCCATGTTCACCTCCGGCCGTAGTAAAGCGCTGCCCGGACAGCTACGCCACTCGCCCGTCCAACAGCCCTCGCTGCTTCACCTGGACCGGTAGCCAGCCAACATCGGTCGGTCCTTGGCCCGAAGGTCTGCGGTCACCAGACCGGCCGCTGTCACGCTGAGTGATCGTGCGGCCGGCACGCCTGCCGAGTGTCTCCTCGACGAGCCATCCCGGCGGTAGCCCGGATGCCGGTATCCGTCGGCGTTGGACGTTTCCGTCTTGGGCGACAACGATCGAGAGGCTATCCCGCCACGGGTTGTCGCGACTGGGCGAAGAAGGCCGCCGGCCGACCGAGAGACCGTATCTGCGGGTAGGGGATGGCGCCGGGCGGTCCGGCCATGAGGTCCAACCATCCAGCGTCGATGACCAGGGTCCAGTTGGCGCCGCCGGCGAGATTGCCGACCAGAATACGTCGTAAACGATATGCAGCCGGGTTCAGGCGGTCATGAAGTGTGCGGGGGGCGAGTGCGGCGGCGCCGTCGGCGCGTTCCGTCACGACGGCATCGCACGCTGGTCACGGGGCCCCGTCACGACTCCGGCGGACCATCCGCCCGGTCCACCACCCGCTCCGCGCCGCAGTGCGGACAACGCGAGTCGTCAGCGTGCTCGTCGTCGAGGAAGCGACCACACGACAGGCAGGTCCGATCCAACCAGCACGCGTCGTCGCCCATGCCACGACCGTAGCGGCACCCGACGCGTCATGCCGGACGCGCCAGACATCCACGGCCCGTTGGCCTCCCTCGCTGGCTGCGCGCCACCGAGCGATCACCGATTGGTGGCGGTCAGCGCAGGCGTCCGCTTCGGCACCGCCGTTGCCTCCGCTCGTACGGTGGGTCCATGGCGGACGGAAACCGACGACGGACGATCGGCGCGGTCGTGCTCGCCAGCGCCGTGTCGCTCGTCATGGCCGCGGTCGCGGCGGTCGCGCTGCGCGCCGGGGACGGCACGGTCGCCCGGGACGACCCGGTGCGGGTGGTGCCCGTGCTGGCACTGCCGTCTCCTCGCACCGACGGCGAGACGTCGTTGGAGCAGGCCATCCTGCGCCGCGGCTCGGTGCGGGAGTTCGACCCCACGCCGTTGACG
It encodes:
- a CDS encoding alpha/beta hydrolase, translated to MATFVLIHGGGDVGWYWHLVDDELRQRGHDVVAPDLPCDDATASLLDYADAVVDAIGDRRDLIVAGQSYGGFTAPLVADRLPVEVLVLVAGMIPAAGEKPAEWWENTGYGRAVQEQARRDGGLTGHDDPFVAFYHDVPRDLAEQALSKERPESDAAYNSPWPLDAWPAVPTKFVVCTEDRFFPAEFMRRVVADRLGIVADEVEAGHCVALSRPHDLANLLDSYVPTRMR
- a CDS encoding helix-turn-helix domain-containing protein — translated: MSIDFEGERLRGPIAEDPGDATANRAGPAAPGPAPYAATAVARVLLVAHTPLIQSQIAERIGVTQPRVSQVLNNLLAWDLVERIGRRGWCPSDHRRLLAHLLHNAPPPTEGVSMWWATAEQDPWDVTLRCLPQLLDARVSGDTAADLYAPWRRPALSIVYAAKTVDLHPLGLVAADGPDEAVLRLVTPADPTLLPEPATPRRFRGVTVPLADPIVVLRDVQAGPGPDAGEAAAALEAALPDLLGWPT
- a CDS encoding LLM class flavin-dependent oxidoreductase, giving the protein MPTSTLSGGALVALVRRTLRPVAVARLAAEAEGAGWGGTGSSYGITCWQAPVRQVADAWTTLAAIATATERLRLGPMIMASLAARRPKVARETATFDRLSNGRLTLVVGIGGDRVGRELSATGEQLDHRRRDQMLDESLADPHGRLVR